A window of Thermodesulfobacteriota bacterium contains these coding sequences:
- a CDS encoding DUF4145 domain-containing protein: MVARVISLRYGMINEAMNGGVGICNGCHHPVLVRGQGYDIYPAPMPTPTNKAIPQALTEDLNEAKMCFSVGCYRACAAMARRCIQAACLDKGATEKDLVKQIKELTQAGIITKDIEEWATVVRWVGNDAAHPGKDPVKKDDAEDCLKLAEQFLHVIYVTPSIAKARKVARGK, encoded by the coding sequence ATGGTAGCACGCGTCATATCGCTGCGCTATGGGATGATCAACGAGGCAATGAATGGTGGTGTCGGTATATGTAATGGTTGCCATCACCCCGTGCTGGTTCGCGGTCAGGGCTATGACATTTACCCTGCTCCGATGCCAACCCCTACTAACAAGGCAATCCCGCAAGCGCTTACCGAAGACCTTAATGAAGCAAAAATGTGTTTTTCTGTGGGTTGTTACCGGGCATGTGCAGCCATGGCAAGAAGGTGTATTCAAGCCGCTTGTCTTGATAAAGGTGCGACGGAGAAAGACCTTGTCAAACAAATAAAGGAACTAACTCAAGCAGGTATCATTACAAAAGATATTGAGGAATGGGCAACGGTAGTCCGATGGGTCGGAAACGATGCTGCACATCCCGGAAAGGATCCCGTGAAAAAAGACGACGCAGAAGATTGTTTGAAACTTGCGGAGCAGTTTTTGCATGTTATCTACGTGACGCCATCTATTGCTAAGGCACGAAAAGTGGCGAGAGGAAAGTGA
- a CDS encoding DUF2281 domain-containing protein, with protein MNTKEELINEIEKTPEPFLSEVLDFLHFLKTKASREKLDIAMMSESSLAKDWMKPEEDEAWQSL; from the coding sequence ATGAATACTAAAGAAGAACTGATAAACGAGATTGAGAAAACTCCTGAGCCTTTTCTCTCTGAGGTGCTGGATTTTCTTCACTTTCTAAAAACAAAAGCCAGCCGGGAAAAGTTGGATATCGCCATGATGAGCGAATCGTCTTTAGCCAAAGACTGGATGAAGCCGGAGGAGGATGAGGCATGGCAAAGTTTGTAA